A genomic segment from Desulfuromonadales bacterium encodes:
- a CDS encoding type II toxin-antitoxin system death-on-curing family toxin, with product MEYLTAQQVLFIHHRLVTATGGSHGVRDLGALPAAVARPQATFEGVDLYPDLFAKAATLFESLIRNHPFVDGNKRTAVSAAGLLLRRNGFALAASPEELYAFTMAMATGEASQAEARVWLATHARRT from the coding sequence ATGGAGTATCTCACGGCCCAGCAGGTCCTCTTCATCCACCACCGTCTGGTCACCGCTACCGGCGGCTCCCACGGCGTGCGCGACCTCGGCGCCCTGCCGGCGGCCGTGGCCCGCCCGCAGGCGACCTTCGAGGGGGTCGACCTCTATCCGGACCTCTTCGCCAAGGCCGCCACCCTGTTCGAATCCCTCATCCGCAACCACCCCTTCGTCGACGGCAACAAGCGCACCGCCGTCTCCGCCGCGGGCCTCCTCTTGCGCCGCAACGGCTTCGCGCTCGCCGCCTCACCGGAGGAGCTGTACGCCTTCACCATGGCCATGGCCACGGGCGAAGCCAGCCAGGCCGAGGCCCGGGTGTGGCTGGCCACCCATGCCCGCAGGACGTAA